TCATCCAAGAAATCGATTGTGAAGGCTAAGTGTTGCGTTTGTGATGAGTCCGTCTCCACTAGGTCATATGCGGAACGTATTATAACTCTTGAGTGCGACCATTCATGTCATGAAAACTGCCTTTTAGTTTCGCTAGATGATACTGTGGATTTGTCTTCCTCTGGAATGTACGGTAATGATAATATCTATTCAGTTTTCCCAAGCTGTATGGCTTGCAGCAGCAAATCCATTGAAAGTAAATGTATACCGAAAGATGAGTCGCTGCGTGATGCTTTAATTTCGAATTACCTGCTTAGTCGCAGTAAAACCTTCCCTACAGAAGCCTCTGCGAAACTTCCACTGGTCAATAAAGAACAGCAGCATCAATATAAGCCGCTTGGTAGTCCTTTTATGGCTCAAGGTATATCTGATAGAAAGCCAAAGGGAAACCATCGTATTTCCAGTCTTGTGTCTGCTGAGACTTCATCGTTGATATCAACTATGAGACTAAATGAGACAGGGGAGCAATCGCAGATAGCTTTGGCTTTAAAAAGGACGTATTTTGTTCAGTCTTTAACAGTTAACTTTCCTGAATGGAAAGTTGATTCTGAATTTGGCCTGTTGAGACTTGTTGATAAAATGGAAATATCGAGAACCTCTGATACTGGTGATTATGAGGAAGTAATATGTTACCTTTTTGAAGATAAGCTCGTAGTAGGCtcaattgaagaattgCCGCCAAATACTATCATAGGTTTGAAGTTTAAGACTGTTAGTACCTATCTATTATCTCAATTTAAGATTGACACTCCAAACTCGTCAATCCTGAAGCTGTCAATTAAAGGTGGGGTTTTATTCTTGAGGGAATGCTCGGTGTCTAACTCAACCCAAGTTCTGGAAAAATGGATCACAGCGTTCTTAAATCCGGATCTTACGTTTTATTCATCCTCTTTTACCTCCACTCTGCCCTATTCTGCGGAATTATTGGCCGATTGTGGCCCTCGTTACAACAATATAAAAACTTTGACAGGTGGACTGCATGACAGTGTCATTGTACGGCGAAGTATGTATTATGGCAATAGTGAGAAGCATGCCACTATTGGAACCATGAAGACAAACATAAGCTCGATTTTGTCTTTAAAAAGAAGACAACCGGACCAATTGTGCATTATATTCCAAATTGACCAAACTAAGTTACGTGATACAGACTTAAAGACCATGCTTAATACAATTAATGCTGTGTTATGGAAGTTTGAATCAGCCAAAGTGTGTCTAGTGGACAGAAATGGACTTCTGGTAACCGCCACTTCATTGAAGGAATATGCTCAAACCGTCTTGACGAACTTAAACTCTATATTGGACAATAATTCATCCAATAAAGTATTCAACCCTAACGATTTGTACCATCAGTTGTACGGAAATAAAAAAATGGACAATATAGCAGTCGCAATATTATCGAATTCTTCAATGGAATCCTGTAAGTCTGCCCTATTAATGGATTACTCGGCATTTTGCAATAATGGGAAAAGAAATCCTAATGAGTTGAAGGTTAAAGTCGGTTATCTAAATACCGACTACTCTGATAAAGTTTATGAACTCGTTGAAACTGGTGGTTGGGCTGATGTACTGGAAGTCTTGTGTTACTCATTCAATATAACATTTGAGCAAGAATATTCTGATGGAGATGATTATGAAGACGATGATGATTACCTCACAGAAAAAGAATACGAAGATCACAACATAACACCGACAACTGAGACCGATGTTTCACCTTTGGAACAGCAGCTTATTGATAATTCAGGTATTCCTAGTCTCAGCATAGCACATCGGGAATCTCAAGGGCTAATTACTACCACTTCAGAACATTCTCATTGGAGTCTTAAGTCCCGCCCATCATCTATTCCTCTACCACATGAACCTATTGATAATGCTGCTGCGAATCGGGGTTGGTCAATTCTATTCAATGACTTGGATAATGCGCTGAATGAGGTCATGACAACTGTTGCGACACCAACTAGTTCGAAAAGTAATCCAGTAACGAACTACGAATACTTATAGGTACGCATTTGAATATTAGTAACACAATGCTAATAAGAATTTGACTTGACACTTTTACTCCTTAGGACGATAGTAAAACAGATATATCACGTTATGACGCTGGTCCCATTAATAATCATAACTAAGCTTTACGGTAGCACCAATAGTTTCTAAAATCTTGCATCACTCTCATAACTATTTATATAAATAGGACTACGGGTCTCGTATAGCACACTGTGGACAATTGAGATACAACCTTAAAGCGCACACATTGATGTTTTACTTAGTATCAACTATCAATGTTTTGATATTCTCATAAGGCAAATAATAGTTAAATTGATGCCGTTTTATCGCTTTAAAAATTACTTATAATCATTATATTCTCCACCATGCTTGATCCTTTCTAATTCGCAATGAATTTTATATACCCAAAGGTCCCTTTCTTGTCTTGATCTTGCCATAAATACCATCGACTTACCAGTCAAGCATACCCTGTTTATCAGTTGTACATGTTCAGCAGGTATTTTTGCAATTTCTGAAATAGAAAGTTGGTCTTGATAATCTAAAGCGTCATCGAGGAGTTGGTTTGAATTATCGGGGCCCAGAGCAGGGTTCGGTTTTTTGGGTAATTTACAACTCTTTGAATGGGTGTTCTTTGTGCCAAACCATAGTGTGAAGCATCGATATGGTTCATCTTCTAAAGACTTCCAGCCATCCAGATAGACCCTGGGTAACGCTTTGTTTCCAGGGTTCAAACTGTTGAACTCACGGTCTCTTCCTAATAAATCATGCGATGTTATATTTCCGGAATAGATATAGCAGTCTTCTATAGGAACTGTGGCATGGTGTGAATACCCAACCTTAACATAAGCGCTCCCCGTAAAAGACCGTTTTGAACATTCAAAAAGAATGATATATCCATGGATAAGAACGACGTAACACTTCTTGAAAACAGAGTGCTTACGAGGTTTTTGGCATAATATCCCCTGGAGGATTAGCGGTCTTAATACTGCATGTGAGCTTATATTATAGATAGCGTCATTGGCTACCCCCCGTTCTGTAACCCATTTAGGAGTATTTCCTAAAATATTGTATTCGTTTTGCTCTTGTATCCTTAACATCTTCAAGTTCACCATTTTTGTTTCCCACATGACTTCCTGGTCCTTTTGTAGGCGGTAAGTCCAGTATAGGGATAGATCGTTGAGCCTTTTGATCCACTCATTAGCAGCGTTCACACTTGGAGCGAGAAGTTTCATTGACGAGCCGCTTTTCATATTTATAACAATGATAGACTTCACCGTTTCATCTAATGACTGCTCGATGTTCCAAAAGTCATTATTAGAGGTATTCCAAAGATTAATCGATTTAGCAATGCCGCACGCCTCTTTTACATCTAGTGTGCTGATGGTTTCCACTTGCGTGAGATCTATGGCACATTCTGATTGTATTATTTGGGTAAGTCTCCTTCTTGCAGATTGCAATGCAAAGTCATCAAGTTCATCGAACTCTTCTGCTTGTAATTCGCTATTTAACCAACTTATGTGATTGTTTGAATCAAGCGGATAGGGGTTATGTTCATATATGTCGGAAATACTTTCCACGATTTCCTGTAGATTATTCAGCCTAAACGTCTTACCGTTCATACCACTCATGTTAAGTGTCGGTAGGGGAGGCATACCTTTCATAGCTCGAGTATAAAAGAGTACCCCATTACAAGTAAACATGTATTTTAGCTTAATATAACGATTTGTAAATGGGTCTTTTAACCTATCTTGGTTTCTAGGTAAGCATATGGCAAGGAACCCTTCAATAGGTGCCGGCTCTTTCATTTCAACGCCGTTCCCTAACGTGACCTTTCTGGGATAACCTACCATCGGACGATATTCTAGGATATGAGATGAAGTTAAGAATAATGATCCGTATAATGCATCAATCTGATCACCCAGGATCCATTCTAGCATATCATATCTCTTCCAACCAAATCCCATTGGTATATTTTCGCTCTCCCACTGCTTGACAACATCCTTGTATCCCGCATCCAATAACATATCTCTAATCACTAAGCCCATATACCGTAATATAGGATTCGGAACAACTCTGTATCCATTTGGTAATTGCAATATCCGTAGCTCATACTCTTCCTGTGATGCTTTTTCTCGCATCTCTTGTAAAGCGTGGACTGGAAGCGATATGGATAAGGACAACTTCATTTGAGGGATTCGTATGTCGACAGCATCTGGAATAATTTTTACACCAACAGATTCCTTTAGAAACGTAAACCATTTACCGGATGACTTTATAGTACTACACCGAAGTATGTATATTTTCAATGGCTTATAGGCTTGGCCTTTTTCATTTAGCGTACCCTCCTTGGCATCTCTCTCCAACTTGTCATCAGgttttaaaatatatattgtTCGATCCAAGTAATTGTAGAATCCAACCGAGCACGATTCCGTTAACGTAAAATCCATGGATTTTGCAGCATTTCTACACTTCTCAATCTTCAGGGCATTCCTCTTATCAAAGAACTGGATATAAATTGGAAATTCTGGATTTCCAGTAGCACGAGCGGCTACAATGTATTCTTTCCACCGGCCGTATACCCTTGTATCAATTGGTTCCACATCAGAAAATGTTGTCGGAGGGTATGTTACTGAGACAGCAGATTTCACTAGAACTAGCATTTTTTCCATTTTCACAACCTGTCCCCTTCTATAGCGACTAAAGTACTTATTCTTAAAGTCTGACTCAATTGACTTAACCTGATTCCATTCATAACTAAAGAGTCTTTTAGCACGGTTACTTATCCCACAAGATCCTTTCAAGGGTTCGTCCCACGTCAGGCAGGATGATAAGACTTCCTGTGCCTTGGGGATTGGTAGCTTTTCAGGCTCAGGTTTTAACAACTTTAATTCCACCTCAGGTGATCTGTCTGTTGCTTTCTCGCCTTGCTTGCCAGTCACTAAATCAAACTTCACAACAGAGGTTTTACTGCTGTGCCTGGTCAAGGCTTCATTATCTCTAATATAATCGAGCATAAGATCGTTTTTCAGTCTTCGAGATTTCTCTCCTTCATTAGCATGAGATGTTTCTTTGGTTAGCACAGAAGAACTGTGCGATAGTACTTCTGTACTGGTGCTCTTATCTTTATCATCGGGAGTTGGATTTAAGCAATCTTCGGCAGAGCAATAGACAGATGTACCGTCACCGTTCACAGTAGATGCACCTGAACCTGCATACTTCAGTCGAAGAAGCAAATTCATAATATCATCTGTATATTGCAAAGGTGAGTTTGCTGTGTCAAACTTTACTGTTGGGACGGAATTCGCCTTAGGTGGTATAGCAAGGATATTGTTAGGCTGGCATGAGTTTGCATAAGCCAGGTTAAGATTTTGTAGGTTGTTAGTACATATTTCAAAGGGTGCTTTTTCATCCGGCGACATCAGCCTGCTTCCCACTTCAACTATCTGACCTGTACTAACTGCCCCTGTCACAATCCCAGTAGTGCAATCAGTCTTCTTAGTTAACAACTGGGACGGTAATCCGCTCTCCTGCATCTCTACCGCTAAACTGCTCAATTGATCTGGTGAATAGCTAGCTGACTTCGGAGAAACCCCTCCCTTTTTGGGACGTAGTGCATGCCTGTTCCTGTTATACCGCGGCTGTTGAGCTGGGTACACATATCGGATCTTACCCTTATTCCTTCGAGGAACTATTTTCGACATCACCTTTTGAATATGGTTGGCATGCTGCGTATACCACAGCTCTGGAATACCGCCAAGTAACACACATCTCGCGCTCAGTGATATCTCACTAGGCGGCACAGTCGCTAGTTGTATCGCAGTAAATGAGTGTTTCGGTATAACAAATTCTTTAAATTTTGGGTCATTTATGTCCTTTTCGACATTAATTAAAGTAGCTATTTGGTCATAATAATACTTGATGAATTCGGATTCATCTAGTACCACAGGCTTAAGCTGGTCCCATTTAGGATCCATATGGAAAGCAAATACCTTGATGCAGTTATCGAATGCAAATGCAACTAACTAATATACCATTTATGGAGTACTAGTTGTACCTTCAAGGGTAATATCATTCAGAGAAACCCATGTCGTGCGTCAGTGTTGTTGGGCTTCAAGTTGTTGTTGTTCCCGACCCATGTAAACATCGCTTAACCACAAAGAAGTAAGAACCTTCACGTGATGAACGCTAAACTACTGCTCACGGTATATTATAGCTATGAACACCTATAGTGGGTAGAATAGTGTCATTAGCAGTGTTTTGACTACTTTTTAGACCGTACTTGCGTGTTTGTGTTAACTGTTATTTTACAAATTTGAATTTAAAGGCGATATTACACTATAAAAAGATGATGCTGCTAGTCCTTACATATATGTAAACAAAATAGGATAATCGAATGGCGTGTGCGGATTCAAGCAGAGTATGTCATACTGTACATTAATTATCCTAAAAACTGACACTCTTTAATGCTTAGATTATTTCGTCATCATCACCCCCGACTGTTAATCCAGAACCTTCGAACCTGAAGTTGTCTGGTTCTGGAATAGTTCCAGTAAACTCCAGCGCAATGAAGACGAGACCGCCAATAAATAGCAAAAATACGGCTATGATAGGCAATGCGCCTTCAAACACCATCAAAGACGAAAGGAGAATAAACAAGGCACCCCTACCTAAGTAGCTGTAGTAAAAGGATGCAAACCTAGCCAATCCATTAATTGGCTTAAACTCAAGGTAAACCAAGGGGATTGCAAAGGCTAGTCCAAAGATGGCTCTTATGAATTCCATAAAGCTTGTAAAAATGTAGGATAACTGTGTTACGAACACTAGGGACGAAACTCCTCCAGCAGCAATGTTAGCGATGCGAATAGCCTTTAGGGTTGAGTCGTGGTCGGACATTGTTTATTTGTTTCTTGTTACAGCTTCAATCAACAGTAGTGCTGTTTATCTATAAATGACAGTGATGTTGAAGTAAGAATAAGTTGCTTATAAGGAGTAAAATAGTGACGACTTTTTCAAGAATGCCGGCTAGAAAAAAAGAGACCCAGTCGACTTCTAAAGCTATCGCTTAACTAGCGCTGTCTATTTGACCAAAATGGCAGTGACCGGAGTTCAGACTCTGTTGCAGTAAAATTAGCTGAAGACTCGTTTATATCATATTCGGAATTCTAGCCTTAAAATTAGGGATACATGAAGTATGTCATATTAACAAATAAAACGGAAACTAGCGCCAGTGTCAGATATTAAATGGTGAATTAAAGCGATAAATGGTATTAAATAGCCCTGAATGGAACAAACTGGAGCAGTGAAGTAGATAATAGTTATAAGTGTAAAATATACATATTGTTCAGCATATAAAAAGGGGACGGAGTAATAATTGGGAAAGCGGGAAAAATAATGCTAGAAGTATGAGGAACAGCCTTATTAGAATTAATCAAGGGAAGTTTGTGGCAGGACGGTAAAGTTGTCAAATATGAATCATTGAATTGATAGATATGACAGTATCATCAGCAGGTAAAAAAATTGAACCAGTCATTTTATTAAATGTTAACCAACGAGAAGACAAAGGAGATTAGGAAGAAAAATGTGAACAGACATTAATGAAATAACGAGGTTAATGCAAATTAGATTTTTCGATTTTAGACTTGGTTATTGTCGTACAAGCTAACTGTGTTTGCTGGCGAGTGGTGCTGTCACCTTAATTCATATCTCTTGAAACCATACGAGAATAATGTTCCTCGACTATTACAACCCTTGATTAGAAATGAATTAACAGTGGCCCAGTGCCTCCCCTGGAGCTTAAACTGCTTTTGAATTTCTGTATTGATACTTGAATGCCattaatttcattttattgTTATATCCCACTACCTCAAGAGCAAGACAACAGAATAGTTAAAGTAAGTAGTAGTTTAACAATAAAAAACAACTTagtaataaaataaaattattgGGACATAGTTGTTGTCCTTATATCCACATATCTGCAGAGTTATTGAAATGCAAGACAATTATAAGAAAAATAAAAGGACCCTATTTCAGATAAACGCCCATCattcaaaaaaaaaaaatagGTACGTTAAATTCGGTAGATAAACAGaaataaaaagaagttaattCACGATACAGTATGTTCATCCATTTAGCTTCCTTTTTTATAGTTCCCGTACTATTCGCTCTCTTCATACTTTTCGCGTGCTAAAACCCTCCTGACCCCTCTCCTTTTCTCAATGAACCCATTTCATTCCTGAGCTTCGGTTGGTTGCTCCTCTTGACCAGCTTCAGACATGTCAGAAGTCCACAAGGTCAAGTTGTCTCTCAACAATTGCATGATCAAGGTACTGTCCTTGTAAGATTCTTCAGACAAAGTATCTAGTTCTGCAATAGCATCGTCGAAAGCTTGCTTTGCCAAGTGACAGGCCTTGTCTGGAGAGTTTTGAATCTCGTAGTAGAAGACAGAGAAATTCAAAGCCAAACCCAATCTAATTGGGTGAGTTGGTGGCAACTCGGTAGTAGCAATATCAGAAGCAGATTTGTATGCTTCCAAAGAAGAGCTAGTGGCCTTTTCTCTAACATCACCAGCAGAAAATTCAGCCAGGTATCTGTGGTAGTCACCCTTCATTTTATAGTAAAATACCTTGGACTCACCAGTAGTAGCCGATGGAATTAAGTGAGTATCCAACACAGTCAAAATATCATCGCAAATCTTAGTCAATTCAGACTCAATCTTTGAACGGTACGTTCTGATCAACTTAACCTGGTATTCTGATTTCTCCTTAGCCTCTTCTTTCTGCTCGATAGAAGAAACAATCCTCCAGGAAGCCCGACGAGCACCAATAACATTTTTGTATGCAACGGATAACAAATTCCTCTCTTCAACTGATAGTTCCTGGCCGGACGAGGCAACAGCTTTCATGTTATCAACCATTTCTTCATAACGCTCAGCTTGTTCAGCCAACTTTGCCAAATAGACAGAATCTTCACGACTTAAAGACATTTTAATTGTTAGGTATTTGGGGATGTTCTAAAATTCTTGTTAGTATAAGACTCCTTAAAGGCCACCTTTCCAGTTGTATCGATTTCGATTAACGTCGCTACTGATGAAATATCTCCAGTTTTTTGTCTTAAGGGAAAAATTTTCCTTCTCAATTTATTATTTGTCTACGCTCAAATTATTGTTACTCCCTCGCCACCCAACTAAACAGCCAACCCCTGTTTGTGTAACATCCCTCACCATGCTACAAAACAACGTCCAATACATTTTCGCCACTTCACCTGACCCATTACCCTACCtaaatttttatttttgcCACCGGGTGTCGTCTAGGCGAAAATTTTTGGAGTCGGGCACCACAAAAACAAGTCATATACCTAGATTCAACATTTCGATAAACAAGAGGAAGCTAACCAACACGCATAGACAACGATGTTATTGAATAATAACCACACATAGACTATCCGTGTTGATCTCCGGCGAATCTGATCATCCTTTATGCCCACTAAAAATACTTTTCTTGGTACTACTTATCTTGATTCTTGGGGCCATGACTGATATAATTTTAAAGGGGTTGGTGGCAAGTTTTCGAAGGGCCAATTGCACTAATAGACGTAGCTTTGATTTATCAATTCATTTACGATACACCAGCAATACAATATCTTCATAGTCTTAGGTCCAGCTAAACACATACCTTTTTAACTGTTGGGTTTCCTTGTTTTCCAATAAGAACGAGGTTTGTGGTGTGTTTAGTTGTAAAAGTTTAATTGTGAAAATTCTCAAATGAAAAGTACGCACATAGGTAACAAGagaaaaaagaaaaaattaCAATTGCCACCGAGTTGTTTAATTGAAGGACTTCTGTTTTTGGGTTGGTGATAATTTTACAATAGGGGGGGCGGAAGGAGGACGCGATTCAGAAAAGGTCGAAAAACAACAAAATTCTTGTCATATGGACAGGATTTCGGCCAGCTCCGATCTTGCTGCAGTCGCGTCCGTGGCGTAGTAGTTCGCCGCCGATTTTCTCTGTGCGAGACCGGTTCGAGTCCAGAAAAAGCCACACCGGGCCGGAGTACTATCACCGTCGACGGCCGGGATCACGTGACTCGTAATATCGATGTGCTTTCGTTTATTGATCTTTACTTTACAGAAAAACCTCATTACAAATATGTTTCACGTTGGAAGAAGTGTTTTATAGTGGAAGCAGCTGCCCATATCTTGATATACCAGTGCTAATTATACGTGCTATCAAATGGGAGTCATTGAAATAATCTCGCAAGACCAGTTTACTGAGATTACTACTGGTCAACCAGATTCTAAGCTGATTACTTTATATTTCCATACTACTTGGGCTGAACCGTGTAAAACAATCAATGAGGTCTTTGCTGCCCTGAGCGAGGAAACTACTAATAAAGACGTCCTATTTGTGAGTATTAATGCCGACGAACAGACGGAGATATCCGAGCTTTTTGAGGTGTCCGCAGTTCCttattttgttttaattagaAAAGGTACTATTTTAAAAGAGCTGTCTGGAGCGGACCCTAAGGAGCTTATCAATGCTTTGAACCAGTTCAACGGGAGCGGGAATAGCAGCGGCGGTGTTACTGGCGGTTCAAGTAATGTGGATGCGGAGGAGGAGACAGAAGAGCAGCTGAACGAAAGATTAAGGAGTCTGACTAAGGCAGCTCCAGTAATGCTTTTCATGAAGGGCACGCCCTCAGAGCCAAAATGTGGTTTTTCTAGACAGATGGTGGGTATTCTAAGGGAACACCAAGTGCGTTTTGGCttttttgatattttaaaggACGATAGCGTCAGACAGGGGCTAAAAAGCTTCTCGGACTGGCCCACATTCCCTCAGTTGTACGTTAACGGTGAGTTCCAGGGTGGTCTCGATATTATTAAGGAGTCGTTAGAAGAAGATCCAGAGTTCTTTCAGCACACCTTGCGTTCGTAACGTAGGAAAGGGAAAATGTATATATCAACCAATGAACAAACCTCAACCTACGTAATTTCAATTCAATTTAGATCATGCAAGTTTGCAGAATAACAGATGTTGGCAGAAACGTTTATAGATTCTCCAAGTCCGAATCTGAAAGCGACTCGTCGTGCATAAAACCTGGTGTTGCCGGAGGGAGTAGGGAATTAGGTTTCGCAGGTTGCTGAGTGAGCACTTCATATAAGGAATCATCGTCCAATGTAAATTCCTCAACACTGGATTCAACGATCGGGTCCTTATCAAATTCTGTTTCCTCTAGGTGCTCTTCCTGTTTTAAGAGTGAAGGGTCAAATTCTTGGTTTTTTCTAAGAATGGCTAGAATCTTATTCCTTCGATCCAGCAAACGGaattcttcttctttcGGCTCAAACTCCACAAACTCGGCTTCAGGAGTAATTGATTGGATGTTACCGCCTATACGCTTCAGGTAGTCGACCTCACTATCAATAAGTATATTGTGCTGGTGCTGCGAAGACATTTTAGTAATGGCATTTTTGTCTCTTGCGCTGCTGAGATAATAATGGAGACACTTTTTCATGAAGTTTCTGGTATTTCGTATAAGTGGGGCATAGAATGATAAAGAAAGTGCGATTGTTTTTTGTGAGGGGTAGTTTCCATACTTATAGAACTCAATTGCCCCAAAATCTTCTGAATCTGATCTAAATTTATTTTGTGATTCTCGGACTTTCCATTCCCTTGGAAATGTAGCCATTCCGTGCTGGCCGCGCTCTTCTTCCAACAATCTAAAGGTTCTACGTATTTTGCGTAAAACCACTTCGTTATAATCATTTAAAGCTCCAGAGGGATGATTTAGAAGGTCAAACTCACTTAATACATCTGCAACTTCCAATGCTGATTTCATTGGTAGTTCCTTCTTATTGAAATTTGAATAATTTTCTAATATCCCTAGGAGAAATGTGTCATTTATTTGATGGTTAGTGTCCAGTAAAGAGTCGATAGTCTCCTGGTCTGTGCAATCTTTGGAGCCATAAATTACTTTGCCCACTGCGTGGAAATAGTTAATAGAGGATTGCCTCGTAGCAACCAAGCCACTCGAATTGCTGCTATAGCACCAGAACTCTAACATCGAAATCGCGGAACGAATATCACCCGGACCATTGGCGAGCTCTTTAATAAATTGAGGAAGCTGGGCCCATTTCGATTTCGAAAACTGAGTCTTCTCGCATGTTGCTATATGTCGAAGTCTGCTGGTCATTAGGGATGTGTTAATTGGATTAAACTTTATTCGGCAGAGTTTCGGATGACTTAGGATTTCCTTACCCAATACAGTTTCCGCAATAAATGAGCTTTCATGAGCAGATGAACCAGAACCCTCTGGCAACTCACATTCTGTTAGGCAAATTAAAAGTGGAGGTAATTTATCCTCATCGCAAAGCCACTGAAGTAAAGAACTCCTAAACTTGACCCTTGTCTCCCCATGCATAACATTGGGAATATCTTCTACTAAAATAACTGCCAAATTTCGCCCCAATCGATAGCGTGCTTGGTCTAGAAACTCGCTGAAAGATTGCATCGGTGATGTACCACTGCAAAATTCGTCATACTCCACAAAATATTTTTTATCAGTGCTATTTCGAAGCGAGTTGGGGGAGGAGTTCCTGTATTTTGGCACGAGCAAATTGCTAAGTAATTTTACCACTGTGCTCTTTGAGCATCCTGCGGGACCTGTGAGAAGTAAAATCCGATTTGTCGATTCCCCAGATAGCATTGTTTCCAAGGAAATGGTCACAtcctttaatttttttttatgAATCGCCACTTCCTCTAGTGTCAGTGGTGCATATTTTTCATGCCATTGTAATGTAGTATCAGTGCTATTCTTGTTTATATCGCTTCTAGACCTGAATGACTTACTACCGACTACATGCTTACCACGTCTGCTTTGCGTTTTATGCATTTTAATTTTTCCGTAACTAGCTTTTCATTGGCAAATATATCATCCAAATACTAGTCCAATCCGTATAGTACACAATATAGCAGTAGTACCATAACCCTCTGAGATCTTTGTATAGTTTATTAAGTTTTGGCGTCATTAAAGATGAAAACTTCATTTCGTAAAATATGATTATTAAATATAACCTTCAAATTATTGAGAGATGCCCTGTAGTACTTAGTATAACGATCTTTACTTCTACCCTCACAGCGTTGGAGGATATTACTCGAACGATAATGTCCGATAAACAAGATAATGAACGTATTAAGAAGATCAGAGAGATCTACAGGTACGATGAAATATCGAATAAGGTGCTAAAAGCAGATAAGAGATTGCAAGAGAATAG
This window of the Eremothecium sinecaudum strain ATCC 58844 chromosome VII, complete sequence genome carries:
- the RAD24 gene encoding Rad24p (Syntenic homolog of Ashbya gossypii AGR112C; Syntenic homolog of Saccharomyces cerevisiae YER173W (RAD24)), which translates into the protein MHKTQSRRGKHVVGSKSFRSRSDINKNSTDTTLQWHEKYAPLTLEEVAIHKKKLKDVTISLETMLSGESTNRILLLTGPAGCSKSTVVKLLSNLLVPKYRNSSPNSLRNSTDKKYFVEYDEFCSGTSPMQSFSEFLDQARYRLGRNLAVILVEDIPNVMHGETRVKFRSSLLQWLCDEDKLPPLLICLTECELPEGSGSSAHESSFIAETVLGKEILSHPKLCRIKFNPINTSLMTSRLRHIATCEKTQFSKSKWAQLPQFIKELANGPGDIRSAISMLEFWCYSSNSSGLVATRQSSINYFHAVGKVIYGSKDCTDQETIDSLLDTNHQINDTFLLGILENYSNFNKKELPMKSALEVADVLSEFDLLNHPSGALNDYNEVVLRKIRRTFRLLEEERGQHGMATFPREWKVRESQNKFRSDSEDFGAIEFYKYGNYPSQKTIALSLSFYAPLIRNTRNFMKKCLHYYLSSARDKNAITKMSSQHQHNILIDSEVDYLKRIGGNIQSITPEAEFVEFEPKEEEFRLLDRRNKILAILRKNQEFDPSLLKQEEHLEETEFDKDPIVESSVEEFTLDDDSLYEVLTQQPAKPNSLLPPATPGFMHDESLSDSDLENL
- the GRX3 gene encoding monothiol glutaredoxin GRX3 (Syntenic homolog of Ashbya gossypii AGR111W; Syntenic homolog of Saccharomyces cerevisiae YER174C (GRX4) and YDR098C (GRX3)); translation: MGVIEIISQDQFTEITTGQPDSKLITLYFHTTWAEPCKTINEVFAALSEETTNKDVLFVSINADEQTEISELFEVSAVPYFVLIRKGTILKELSGADPKELINALNQFNGSGNSSGGVTGGSSNVDAEEETEEQLNERLRSLTKAAPVMLFMKGTPSEPKCGFSRQMVGILREHQVRFGFFDILKDDSVRQGLKSFSDWPTFPQLYVNGEFQGGLDIIKESLEEDPEFFQHTLRS
- the BMH2 gene encoding 14-3-3 family protein BMH2 (Syntenic homolog of Ashbya gossypii AGR107C; Syntenic homolog of Saccharomyces cerevisiae YDR099W (BMH2) and YER177W (BMH1); 1-intron in Ashbya gossypii), whose translation is MSLSREDSVYLAKLAEQAERYEEMVDNMKAVASSGQELSVEERNLLSVAYKNVIGARRASWRIVSSIEQKEEAKEKSEYQVKLIRTYRSKIESELTKICDDILTVLDTHLIPSATTGESKVFYYKMKGDYHRYLAEFSAGDVREKATSSSLEAYKSASDIATTELPPTHPIRLGLALNFSVFYYEIQNSPDKACHLAKQAFDDAIAELDTLSEESYKDSTLIMQLLRDNLTLWTSDMSEAGQEEQPTEAQE